A part of Miscanthus floridulus cultivar M001 chromosome 6, ASM1932011v1, whole genome shotgun sequence genomic DNA contains:
- the LOC136458152 gene encoding uncharacterized protein, which yields MWRRASHFLLRTAAAAPTRSLPPALPPLPLAPRVASASSSYATAAVSAPTARAPRTVGTLLRLNDLRDNPGARKQKTRKGRGIGSGKGKTAGRGHKGQKARGTARFGFEGGQTPLRRRLPRRGFKNPFSLTFQPCGLGKIANLINAGKIDSSELITMKTLKETGAIGKQIKDGIRLMGRGAEEIKWPIHLEVSRATARAKAAVEAAGGTVRLVYYNKLGFRALLKPEWFEKKGRLLPKAARPPPKQRDKVDNIGRLPAPTKPLPFTPEELEFAAKRDAARVSVTA from the exons ATGTGGCGCCGCGCCTCCCACTTCCTCctccgcaccgccgccgccgcccccacccGCAGCCTCCCGCCTGCACTCCCGCCGTTACCCCTCGCCCCAAGGGTTGCCTCCGCATCCTCATCCTACGCCACGGCGGCAGTGTCGGCGCCCACGGCGAGGGCGCCACGGACGGTGGGGACCCTGCTGCGGCTCAACGACCTCCGTGACAACCCGGGCGCGCGGAAGCAGAAGACGCGCAAGGGACGCGGGATCGGCTCCGGCAAGGGGAAGACAGCGGGCCGCGGCCACAAGGGGCAGAAAGCGCGCGGCACCGCTAGGTTTGGTTTCGAGGGCGGCCAGACCCCGCTCCGCCGCCGCCTGCCCCGCCGGGGATTCAAGAACCCCTTCTCACTCACATTTCAG CCCTGTGGACTGGGGAAAATTGCAAACCTAATCAATGCTGGGAAGATTGATTCCTCTGAATTGATTACCATGAAGACACTAAAG GAAACAGGTGCCATTGGGAAGCAAATAAAGGATGGAATTCGTTTAATGGGCCGTGGAGCAGAAGAAATCAAATGGCCTATTCACCTTGAG GTGTCAAGGGCAACTGCAAGGGCCAAAGCTGCCGTGGAAGCTGCTGGTGGGACAGTAAGGCTGGTGTATTACAACAAACTTGGATTCCGGGCGCTCCTGAAACCCGAGTGGTTTGAGAAGAAGGGCCGCCTGTTACCAAAAGCAGCAAGGCCTCCGCCCAAGCAGCGAGATAAGGTTGATAACATTGGCCGCCTGCCTGCACCGACAAAGCCACTCCCGTTCACTCCAGAGGAGCTGGAATTTGCAGCCAAGCGCGATGCCGCCCGTGTGAGTGTGACCGCATAA